CACGCCAGTCAAACTCCGTAGGCGTAAATGCCTGCGCCAACAAGATAGCCGACTTCTCGAAAAGAAGTTCAAGACTTGTTTTCAGTTCTTCTTCATTGGACACCTTTTTCATGCCAATGGAATAGGAACCGTCCGGTATCTTCAAGATAAAAGGAGCACCAACCTGCTCACTGATCTGTTCGAACGAGTTCTCATTGGACTGAAAAATCAACGTAGACTTCGGTGCCGGAATCCTTTCTTTCTCAAAAAGTTCTTTCAGATAAACCTTATTGGTACACCGAATGATAGACAACGGATCATCAATGACGACCATCCCATTCTGGGCGGCCAACTGTGACAAATGGAATGTATAATGATTCAGCGATGTCGTTGTCCGGATAAACAGCGCATCAAATTCCAACAGACGCATGGCATCATCCTCTGTAATCATTTCGACGTGGATATTCATCTTCTTGGCCACCTCGGAGAGTTTATGCAAAGCGCCTTTGTTGCTGGGCGGAAATTTCTCTTTCGGATCGATCAGTACCGCCAAGCTATATCTCGGAGCTTTTGCCGACTTAGGCGCACGCCATATTTTCTTATTAAAGTTATCCAGCGTATTGGCAAAGAAGTCCTGTTCCTCATCATCCAACCGGTTCAAAGGCAAGAACTGAATACTTTCAATCTGATTCTTCGGATGAGTGTTCAGAGCGACTCTCAACAAAGGGCAGGGATAGTTCTCGAAAATGAAGCGGGCCACTCTTTCCAGCCCTTTCTCACGGCATTTCCCGAAATAGATATTCAGATACCAGATATCACTTTTGATCCCGTTCTTCTGAATCCATTGATAACACAACGCCTGCAGACTTCGGTCCATGCGGATTCCTGTCCCCGTCTCCAGTTTGTTGATGATGTCAACATCGGGAATCACCCGTTGTCCTCTCGTCTGGGCAAGCAACGAACAGTAATACCCTTCGGAGTTATAGCTGTAATCATTGCTAAGATTAATAACTAACTTCCGGTCTTTTTCAACCGGCTTGTTCTTCAGATAGTCGGAAACAGTCAGGATACTTTTCGTCTCACAATACGGCTTCCAGTCATCCGGATTATCCAACAGAATTAACACATTATTCATAATGGTTAAAAATTAAACCTACAAGAGGATATTAAGTAAATCGGGCGCAAATATAGACATATTATTCACTCTACATCACGCTACGGTCTAAATTATTTTTGCAGCAAAAAAAGAAAAGAAAAAGAGAAGATTACTCGTACCGCATGGAGCTTGCAGGATTGATCTTCGTTATCAAGTAAGAAGGTCCGATCAGCATCAGAACCGATGCCAGCAACGTACCTGCATTGATCAAAAGGAAGAACCAGACATTGAAAGAAACCGATACCGTATCAACATAATAATTCTCCGGATCGAGCTTAAATATTCCGAATTGGGACTGGATAAAACAGAATGCCAGTCCAATCGCATTGCCCCAAAGCATCCCCTTGCCGATGAGAAAGACGGCAAACCAAAGGAAAGTCTTGCGAATCGTAAAATTATCGGCTCCCAGCGCTTTCAGTATTCCGATCATATTGGTGCGTTCTATGATAATAATCAGCAAACCGGAAATCATGGTAAAGCCGGCAACTCCTATCATCAGGAAAAGGATTACCCATACATTCAGATCAAGCAGATTGAGCCATTCAAATATCTGGGGATTCAGTTGCTCTATATTGCGTACATAATACACGCCTCCAAACTTATCACGCTGGCTATCCGTATCAACGGCTATCTCGTAAGTGATATCTTCCAGTTTATCATAGTCGCGCACCTGCAGCTCCACTCCGCTCACCTGCTCCGGTTCCCAGCCATTCAGACGGTTCACCAAATAAAGGTCAGTCAGCAGAAACAGATTATCATACTCCGAGAAATTGGTCTGATAAATGCCTGCAATCGTCAAGCGCCGGGCACGGATATTATCCTGAATATAATAGGTATATATCTTATCTCCCAGCTTCAGCTTCATTTTGGTAGCCAGCGCCTTGGAGATAAGTACCTGATTACTCGAAGCCGAATCGCTGAACGCAGGAATCTCCCCTTCCACCAGATACTCCTGCATAAAACTCGGATCAAACTCCGGTCCGACACCTTTCAGTACCATTCCCTGAAAAGCATCATCCGTTTTTATCATCCCCGGCTTGGTAGAATAACGTTGCACATGGCTTACTTGGGGATAACCGGAAAGAGCAGTCATCATACTGTCCCCCACCGCTATCGGATGAGTCTCATAAGAATTGACCGCATCCAGATTCGCTATCTGAATGTGCGACCCGAACCCGATGACTTTATTCCTTACCTCACTTTTAAACCCTATGACTACCGCCACCGCAATAATCATAACAGCCAACCCTATGGCAATACCAGCCATAGCAATGAGGACCGCAGGACGTGAAACCTGTTTTCCACCATCGCTCTCGCGATAAATACGACGGGCTATAAAAAGAGATAACGACAATTCTTTTAAGTATTAAGTAATAGGTATTAAGTATTAGCCGTAGCTTATTTAGAGATTAAGTATTAAGTGTTATATTAAGTATTAAGTCATTACCTTATGATATATTATCAATCTTATAATATCTCATACGCCAACCAGCGTCTACGGTTAATACTTAATACCTATTACTTAATACTTATTTCCTATTCCGTTCTTCCCGGATACACCTCCAACGCCTTTTGCAGGATGAAAAGCGCACGGGTCAAATCTTCTTTCTTCAATACGTAGGCGATACGCACTTCATTGATGCCGGAGCCCGGAGTAGTATAGAAACCGGAAGCCGGTGCCATAAATACGGTCTGGCCTTCGTATTCAAAGTCAGAAAGACACCATGCACAGAACTTGTCCGAGTCGTCTACGGGGAGTTTGGCTACGGTATAGAAAGCCCCCATCGGAATCGGAGAATAAACGCCCGGAATACGGTTCAATCCATCAATTAAGCATTTACGCCGTTCTACGTATTCATCATACGTCTCACGCGAATATTCCTCCGGAGCATCCAAAGAAGCCTCGGCGGCAATCTGTCCGATCAAAGGAGGACTCAGACGAGCCTGACAGAATTTCATAACAGCGTCACGTATCTCTTTGTTCTTGGTAATCAATGCACCGATACGGATTCCGCACTCCGAATAACGCTTGGAAACTGAATCGATCAGCACTACATTATTCTCGATACCTTCCAGATGACAGGCAGAGATATAAGGAGAGCCGGTATAAATAAATTCACGATATACTTCGTCAGAGAAGAGGAAGAGGTCGTACTTCTTCACCAGGTCACGGATCTGATTCATTTCCCGACGTGTATACAGATAACCGGTCGGGTTGTTCGGATTACAAATCAGGATAGCCTTGGTACGTTCATTGATCAGTTCTTCGAATTTCTCTACTTTCGGCAGGGAGAAACCTTCTTCAATGGTCGTTGCAATCGTACGGATCTTTGCTCCGGCAGAGATGGCAAATGCCATGTAGTTGGCGTATGCAGGTTCCGGAACAATGATTTCATCTCCCGGATTCAGGCAGGAAAGGAAGGAAAAAAGTACCGCTTCCGACCCCCCCGATGTAATGATTATATCGTCAGCCGTCAGGTTGATGTTGAACTTTGCATAATATCCCACAAGTTTCTCGCGATAGCTTCTGTTTCCGGCACTGGGGCTATATTCCAGCACTTTACGGTCGATGTTGCGTATCGCGTCAATCGCGGCCTGAGGAGTGGGCAGGTCAGGCTGTCCGATATTCAGGTGAAACACATGGACTCCCCGTTGCTTGGCAGCGTCTGCCAAAGGAGCCAGTTTTCTGATAGGAGATGCAGGCATCTCGTTTCCGCGAATGGATATGGTTGGCATAATTTTAACTACAAATTACTAATTACTATTTACTTTTTTAATTTGGAACTGCAAATGTACGCAATAATTTGAATACAGAGACATAAAAACTTTAAAATCCTTATCAAGGGTAAAAACGTAGTGGAAAAATGAAAAGAAAGCTATACATTTGTAATACGGAAAACTTAAAACAATATCATAATGACCATACACCTTATCTCATTTGCTTCAATACTTCACAAACAAGCCTCGCTGCGCAATTCGCACGAAGCAATTCTGAGTGAACTTGAAAAATATTACACTGTCAAACTCATCGATTATCAAGATATGGATAAGTTGGGCAGTGATGATTTCAAAATCATTTTTATCGCTACCGGAGGTGTGGAAAGACTGGTCATCCAGCACTTCGAACGTCTTCCCCGCCCCGCCATTTTATTGGCCGATGGCATGCAGAACTCACTTGCTGCGGCATTGGAAATATCTACATGGCTCCGTGGAAGGGGAATGAAGAGTGAAATTCTTCATGGAGAATTACCGTCTATTATTCAACGTGTACATATACTATATAATAATTTCCGCGCGCAGCGTTCTTTGTTCGGCAAGCGTATCGGAGTCATCGGTACTCCTTCTTCGTGGCTGGTTGCCAGCAATGTGGATTATCTTCTGGCAAAACGCCGTTGGGGAATCGAATATATAGATATTCCGCTGGAAAGGGTTTATGAACATTTTAAACAAATCACAGATGATCAGGTAGGCGCGTCCTGCGCCGCCGTTGCTTCGCAGGCGCTTGCCTGCCGCGAGGGAACTCCCGAGGATTTAATCAAAGCGATGCGATTATACAGGGCCATCAAGAGAATTTGCGAAGAAGAGAAGCTGGAAGCGCTGACATTAAGCTGCTTCAAACTGATCGATCAAATTGATACGACCGGCTGTCTGGCATTGTCATTGCTGAATGATGACGGTATCATGGCAGGCTGTGAGGGAGATCTCCAGTCTATCTTCACTCTTCTGGCAGTTAAGGCGCTGACAGGAAAAGAAGGATTCATGGCAAATCCATCCACCATCAATACGCGAACCAATGAATTAATACTGGCACATTGCACTATAGGACTCAAACAGACGGAAAGATATATTATCCGCAATCATTTTGAGACAGAGAAAGGTATCGCCATTCAAGGACTGCTGCCGACAGGTGACGTGACTATCGTAAAATGCGGAGGCGAATGTCTGGATGAGTATTACCTGTCTACCGGAACTCTAACCGAGAATACGAATTATATCAATATGTGCCGCACGCAGGTGCGTATCCGCATGAATACTCCGGCGGATTATTTCCTGAAAAACCCGCTAGGCAATCATCATATTATGATTCATGGGAATTATGAAGAAGCTTTGAATGAGTTCCTGTTATCGAATGCCTGCAAAAGGACGGAATAGGGGATCGAAACAGAGGCTCTGTTATAGATAAATGCAGGCTCTGTCAGCAGTTGACGGAGCCTGCATTTATTATAAACAGAAGCTCTGTTTTATTGTAACAGAGGCATATCTTTCCACTGTCCGCCGTGCCACTCCACTACTGTGTCAAAGCCGACTTTCTTCAAGGCTGCCAATGCTTCGGCACGACTGTTATTAATCCGTTCCGGATAATGGGCATCACTATTCACCTGTACCCGAATACCCAATTCTTTCAATAAAGGGAAATAGCGTTCGTTCGGATAGAAAGTTCCCAAATCATGATAAGACTTAGTATTAATTTCAACGATATATCCATGACGGGCTATTTCTGCAAAATAATCGCGAACCAACGCATCATACCACGGTTCGTCCAATAATCCCGGACGATAGCAAGAGGCATTATAGTGCATCTTATCTGCATGACCAAGGATATCAAAACCTCCCAGCTCGACCATACGGAGCAGATTCTTATAATAAAGGTGGACAACGTAATCGAGATCACCTTCAAAATGCGCATCTATCAATTGACGGAATATATCGGCAGGGGTATCGATATCCACGACTTTGCCCTGCGGAGAATAGAGCATGTGCACAGAACCAATCCGATAATCGAGCGGCAATTCCTGAAAACGAGGGATAGCGGGATGGCTCTCTTCATTCAGATAGTCTATTTCGAGTCCGATGGCAAGCTCTATTTTATCGGCATATTTCTCCTTCAGACGAGCAAATTCGGAAAGGTAATCATCCATCCGGTCCCACTCCATCGTCCATGCTGTAGAAAATGGCAGAGGAGCGTGAGAAGAAATGCCATAAGAAGAAAAGCCTTCACTAATGGCAAAACGGATAAAATCTTCCATATTAGCTCGTCCGTCACAATATAAGCAGTGACTATGGTAATTGGTCAGGTTTGTCATATCGGTCTATGTTATTTCGGTTATTATCAGGTTGTTTCAGTTATTACAGTTTCTTTCCGTTCAGATTCATGTCAGCCTTCTATCTCGCTCAGTTCCAGCCAGCGCATGGTCTTTTCGTCAATCAGATCATTCACTTCGGGCAGACGTTTCGACTTTTCAGTCAGTTCGTCTACAGAAAGCATTCCGCTGCAAAGCAGTTCTTCAATCTGTGCCTTCTCCGCTTCCAGTTCCGCTATTTCTTTTTCCAGTTGTTCGAACTCACGCTTTTCCTTGAAGCTCATTTTCCGCTTATCGTTCAGACGGACACGGGCGGTCTTCTCTTCCTGCGGCTTTTCCGCTTCCTTTTCTTTCTGTGCCTTGGCTTCTTTCCAGTCACGGTAATCGCTATAGTTTCCGGGGAAGTCACGGATATCTCCCTGTCCGTTGAATACCATCAGATGGTCTACTACCTTATCCATAAAGTAGCGGTCGTGGGAAACGACTATGACACAGCCCTTGAAGTTCTGCAGATACTCTTCGAGCACATTCAGAGTGATGATGTCCAGGTCGTTGGTAGGCTCATCGAGCACGAGGAAGTTGGGATTGCGCATCAGCACCGTGCACAGGTAAAGGCGGCGGCGCTCTCCCCCACTCAGTTTATAGACATAGCTATGCTGCGTTTCGGGAGTAAACAGGAAATGCTGCAGGAATTGCGAAGCCGTCAGTCTCTTTCCATTCCCCAGTTCGATCACTTCGGCTATATCCTGCACGACATCAATCACCTTCATTTGTTCGTCGAACTGGAGACCGTCCTGCGAGTAATAGCCGAAACGGACAGTTTCGCCCACATCCACCGTTCCGCTGTCGGGTTTGACCTGTCCCATCAATATTTTGATAAAAGTAGATTTACCCGTTCCGTTGTTTCCTACAATTCCCATCTTCTCGTAACGGGCAAAGATATAGGAAAAATCATCCAGAATCTTCAGGTCTCCGTAGCTCTTGAACAGATGATCGGCTTCGAATATCTTGCTTCCGATATAAGAGGCCTTTACTTCCAGTTTTACGTTGTCATTGTTGAAACGTTGCTTGGCAACCTTCTCCAGTTCATAGAAGGCATCTTCACGGTATCGGGCTTTGTGTCCGCGTGCCTGCGGCATCCGGCGCATCCAGTCGAGTTCCGTACGATAGAGATTGTTGGCACGTTCTATTTCCACGCTTTTAGCCTCGATGCGTTCCTGACGTTTCTCCAGATAATAGCTGTAGTTACCTTTATATTGATAAATCTGCTGATTGTCAATTTCGATAATCTCCGAGCAGACACGGTCGAGGAAATAACGGTCGTGCGTCACCATCAGCAGGCTCAGGTTGGTGCGACGCAGGTAGTCTTCCAACCATTCGGTCATGTCCAGGTCCAGATGGTTGGTAGGCTCATCGAGGATCAGCAAATCCGGTTCGGTGATCAAGGCGTTGGCTAAGGCAACACGTTTCAGCTGTCCGCCGGAAAGCTGCTTCACCCGCTGGTCAAAGTTACGGATTTTCAGTTGGGACAGAATTTGCTTGGCTTTCTGCTCATATTCCCATGCTTTCTCCTGGTCCATGCGTGCCAAGAGGTCTTCCAGTCCCGGATGCCCTTCGGTTTCCATACATCGTTCGTACTCTTTAATCAGTTCGACGGTGCTGTTGCCGTGATGGAAACAGGCTTCGAGAACGGTCAGTTCTTCGGGATACTGCGGGTCTTGTTCCAGATAATCCACACGAAGGTCACGGCGGAAGACGATGTTTCCGCTGTCATACCCTTCTTTTCCGGCGATGATATTCAGTAAGGTTGTTTTTCCGCTGCCGTTCTTGGCGATTAATCCGACGCGTTGCCCCTCGGCAATGCCAAAAGATATATTTTCAAAAAGAACCAAGTCGCCGAAGGACTTGGTCAGGTTGTCTACTTGTAAATAAGGTACTGCCACGTAATTTAGTGATTAGCTGGTTCGTGATTTAGTGATGATCGATTGCCGATTGATATGCTTCGGCAATGTTGCAGGGTTGGCCGGCCTTAACTTTGCTCCATGCGATTTTCATCGGGTCGATGGTCCGGCCTTGGTATTCGAGTACGGGGACTTCCCGATTGCCGTCAATCAAGGTTTTCCACTCCATGCCTTCCACTTCGTTAGTCAGAATCGCGCATACCGTTATACCGATGGCGAGCCATTCATCTTTCTTCTTGGGGCTGATCTTACCGCTGTCTATCACTTGCTGAATCTTCTCCAAGTCCTCTTCCACTCCCTGAAAGTCTTTTTTGAGTTCCTGTTTGACGGTAGATACTACCCACTCGTAGCCTTCATTGATCTGATAGATTTCCGATAGGCGGACGGGAATCAGTTCTGCGGGATATTTCTCGCCTTCCTTGCGGGCTTCCAGTGTAGCGATAACCTCTTCCGCTTCCTTGGCGCTTCCGCCTTTGGGTACGGTGAAAGAACATTCAAAAGCGATATTGCCGGTTCCTGTTATCCACAGGTGAGAAGTATAATAAGTGCCCTCTTCCTGAAACATTTCTTTACTGTAGGCACAGTCCCATGTACCGATTTTCACCAATGAAGCCGAATCGTTTTCTTTCAGTTCCTGACGGATGGCATCTTTACCGTATGAGGCGTTGCCTTTAAAAGCTGATATACGAAAGTTGCCCGTCCATACATCGGGGTTATAGAAAAGAAAAGAGCCTTCGCCATCTTCAAACTCGTTCCAGTCCGACGGATAATTCATCGAAAACCATGCTCCGGGGGAGATAAATTTCTTGCCTTGCATCCTTTTTCATTAAATGATTACTTGGGCAAAAATACGAATTAAAAATGAATTTCACTTTCCTATCGGCTGTATTTTCCTCCGTACTTCTTTGGAAATCTCCAGAAACATATAGTTCAGCTTTCCGGAATGGATGCCTGCTTCATTGTCTTTGTACTTTTTGTTGGCGTACTGTTTGGATTTCTCGAAAGTGAGCAGTGACATTTCGTTCTGCGATTTGCCGACCATGGTAGAGTCCAGTTGTTCATCCGGGAAGAAGTCGTCGAGGTCTACATCACCGATCATCGTCGTTTCGAGGAAGTTCATGTCCTTATGAGAGTTGTCGGTGTAGTATCCTACGAACATATGCCCCGGTGTACGTACCAGTATCGGTTCGATATTAATAGCCCGAAGGAGCGAAGCGAACAGTACGCTGCCGTCCACACAGTTGATCTGCGACGATTCCAGCGCATCGTCAAAGGTGCGGACGCGTTGCGAGAAAACGACATTGCTCGAAAGGCTCGTATTGGATACGGAACTGTAGCGGAACTTACGTTTCTGTAAGATGTTCCAAAGTGCGTACACCTGCTTGTCTACCGCACCTTTGGCCGTGCTCTGGTAGCCCAGGAAACGATTCACGATGCGGGTATTCAGCGCTTCACGAAGCAGCTGGTCGATCATCGGATTCTCTTCGTTGACGTATGCGGCAAAAAAGATACTGGTATCGTAAAACTTCGTCCCGTTCGCCACATAACCCAACAGGCATTCATTGACGCTACGCACCGAAAACGTACGTACCCGTTGTCCCAAGTCTTTCCCGTTCATCTCCACTTTTACGGCTACGCTCACCGGTTCCGCCTGTGCGTTATTCTTCAGTGCCTCGTAATTCCAGATGATATCGGGATAAATAGTATATTCCGTCCTCGGCTTGTTCAGCACAAATTCCGACACGGAACGGGAAAAGAAAGGGGTCTCGGCAACCTCTATCCGCACTCGGCTGTAAGCAGTCCTCGACTTCACCCGAATGGCGATGCACGATTTCGGATTTCCGAGACAGGTAGAATCCGAAGGAGTAATCACCTGCGCGTCCGTAGTGGCTACCGACAGGATGGCCGACGGAAAGATATTTCCTCCCAGATCGTCTACGATCTCAAAGCCGGAATTAAAAGAAGTATATTTAAAGACGGAGATTCCCCCGATGAGAAGAAGCAGTACAATCACCCCTCCTACCACTTCGCGTCTATATCGTTTCAAGTCTATTTTTATCATGATCTGCAAACTGTGTATTTATTATCCTATCGCTACACAAAGATAACAAATAACAGACGGTTTTTCCTCGCATATCCCATAAAAACTTTCAAATATCATCCCGATGCCCGCATTCAGCGGAATGTAATACGATTGTAATATTTGTTTCATCCGCCCGTAACAAAGTCTTCTCATCTTTGTCCCGAAATAAAAAAAAGCTTAACTTTGTCATATCACATTAATACATATATCATATGAACGATTACCGTATTTTAGTTGTCGACGATGAAGAAGACCTCTGTGAGATTCTGAAATTCAATCTTGAAAACGAAGGTTATGAAGTGGATACCGCCAACTCCGCCGAAGAGGCTCTGAAGATGGATATCAGCAGTTACCACCTGATTCTTCTGGACGTGATGATGGGGGAAATCTCCGGTTTCAAGATGGCAAACATGCTGAAGAAAGACAAGAAAACAGCCAGAGTGCCCATCATCTTCATCACAGCCAAAGATACCGAAAACGATACCGTAACAGGCTTCAATCTGGGAGCGGACGATTATATCTCCAAGCCTTTCTCCCTGCGCGAAGTGATCGCCCGTGTGAAAGCCGTACTGAGGCGTACCGCCACGATGGAGACGGAAAAGGCGCCCGAACGCCTGACTTACCAGTCACTCGTGATCGACATCACCAAGAAGAAGGTAAGCATAGACGACGAAGAAGTGCAGCTGACGAAGAAAGAATTTGAGATACTGCTTCTGCTGGTGCAGAACAAAGGACGCGTCTTCTCCCGTGAAGACATTCTGGCACGCATCTGGAGCGACGAAGTATACGTACTCGATCGTACCATTGATGTGAATATCACCCGTTTACGGAAGAAAATTGGCGAATATGGCAAGTGCATCGTTACCCGCCTGGGATACGGATACTGCTTTGAAGCCGAATAATCAAGAAGTATGAATCTACCTGTCAAGCAAAAACATTTCCTCTCTTTCAGCCGGAAGTTATTCCTTTCGGTGATCTCGCTGTTTCTGGTATTTGCCTTTTGTTTCATCGCCTACCAGTATCAACGCGAAAGAGAATATAAAGTCGAGTTACTCAACACGCAGCTCCAGAACTACAACAGCCGCTTGTACGAACGGCTGAACAGTAATCCCGCCATCGAAGAAACGACTGAAAAGTATATCCGTGACCACGCGTTGGAGGACTTGCGCGTCACACTGATCGACTTGCAGGGAAATGTGATCTATGACAGTTATCAGACTACCGACCAGCAACTGGAGAACCATCTCAACCGCCCCGAAGTGCAGAAAGCCTTGAAAGACGGAACCGGTTTTGACGTACGCCGCACCTCGGAGACCACCGGGCTACCGTATTTCTATTCGGCAACCCGCTACGGAGATTATATCATCCGCTCGGCACTGCCATATAATGTAAGCCTCATCAATAATCTGCAGGCAGACCCGCATTACTTATGGTTTACGGTCATTGTGTCGCTGTTGCTCATGGTGATCTTCTACAAATTCACCAACAAACTGGGAACCTCTATCAGCCAGCTCCGCGAGTTTGCCATGCGTGCAGACCGTAACGAACCGATAGAGATGGCGATGCAGTCCGCTTTTCCGCATAATGAGCTGGGAGAGATTTCGCAGCACATCATCCAGATATACAAGCGTCTGCACGAAACGAAAGAGGCACTCTACATCGAACGCGAGAAACTGATTACCCATCTTCAGATTTCGCATGAAGGGCTGGGCATATTCACCAAAGACAAAAAAGAGATTCTGGTCAACAACCTCTTTACTCAATACAGTAACCTGATTTCGGACTCTAACCTGGAAACGACAGAGGAAGTATTCGCCATCAGCGAACTGAAAGACATCATTCATTTCATCAACAAGAACCAGCAGCAACGCTCGCGGGGAAAAGACGAAAAGCGTATGTCCGTCACAATCAACAAAAACGGACGCACCTTTATCGTGGAATGTATCATCTTTCAGGATGCCAGCTTCGAGATTTCGATCAATGACGTCACGCAGGAAGAAGAGCAGGTACGTCTGAAGCGCCAATTAACCCAGAACATTGCCCATGAACTGAAAACTCCCGTAAGCAGTATCCAAGGTTATCTGGAAACGATTGTCAATAACGAGAATATCTCACGTGACAAGATAAATACGTTCCTCGAACGGTGCTACGCACAAAGCAATCGCCTCAGCCGGCTGCTACGCGACATATCCGTACTGACCCGCATGGACGAAGCCGCCAACATGATAGACATGGAGCGGGTAGACATCAGCGTACTGGTAGGGAACATCATCAATGAAGTTTCTCTGGAACTGGAAGAAAAGCACATTAGCATCGTGGATTCACTAAAGAAGGGTATCCAGATCAAAGGCAATTACTCTCTGCTCTACTCCATCTTCCGTAACCTGATGGACAATGCCATCGCATACGCCGGAACCAATATTCAGATAAACATCAACTGTTTCCGTGAAGATGAGAATTACTATTATTTCAGCTTCGCAGATACGGGCATCGGTGTCTCTCCGGAACATCTAAACCGCCTTTTCGAACGTTTCTATCGGGTGGACAAAGGGCGTTCACGCAAACTCGGCGGAACCGGTTTAGGGCTTGCCATCGTAAAGAATGCCGTCATCATCCACGGAGGAAACATTTCTGCCAAGAATAATCAAGGCGGCGGACTGGAATTTGTCTTCACGCTGGCGAAAGAGAAATAAACAGCTTGGTTTTTCTTTATTCACAGTGCAGTCAAACAATCAGCCAATCTCCCAGATTCCGTTTCCCGGCATCAAAGGACACACCGACTTTCACCA
This sequence is a window from Bacteroides thetaiotaomicron VPI-5482. Protein-coding genes within it:
- a CDS encoding RimK family protein translates to MNNVLILLDNPDDWKPYCETKSILTVSDYLKNKPVEKDRKLVINLSNDYSYNSEGYYCSLLAQTRGQRVIPDVDIINKLETGTGIRMDRSLQALCYQWIQKNGIKSDIWYLNIYFGKCREKGLERVARFIFENYPCPLLRVALNTHPKNQIESIQFLPLNRLDDEEQDFFANTLDNFNKKIWRAPKSAKAPRYSLAVLIDPKEKFPPSNKGALHKLSEVAKKMNIHVEMITEDDAMRLLEFDALFIRTTTSLNHYTFHLSQLAAQNGMVVIDDPLSIIRCTNKVYLKELFEKERIPAPKSTLIFQSNENSFEQISEQVGAPFILKIPDGSYSIGMKKVSNEEELKTSLELLFEKSAILLAQAFTPTEFDWRVGLLNGVPLYACKYYMAKGHWQIYCHYDSGRSRCGLVDTIPIYQVPRVVLDTAIKAANLIGKGLYGVDLKMVDDKAYVIEINDNPSIDHELEDAIIGDEMYYRLLNHFEQALEMKHY
- a CDS encoding ABC transporter permease produces the protein MSLSLFIARRIYRESDGGKQVSRPAVLIAMAGIAIGLAVMIIAVAVVIGFKSEVRNKVIGFGSHIQIANLDAVNSYETHPIAVGDSMMTALSGYPQVSHVQRYSTKPGMIKTDDAFQGMVLKGVGPEFDPSFMQEYLVEGEIPAFSDSASSNQVLISKALATKMKLKLGDKIYTYYIQDNIRARRLTIAGIYQTNFSEYDNLFLLTDLYLVNRLNGWEPEQVSGVELQVRDYDKLEDITYEIAVDTDSQRDKFGGVYYVRNIEQLNPQIFEWLNLLDLNVWVILFLMIGVAGFTMISGLLIIIIERTNMIGILKALGADNFTIRKTFLWFAVFLIGKGMLWGNAIGLAFCFIQSQFGIFKLDPENYYVDTVSVSFNVWFFLLINAGTLLASVLMLIGPSYLITKINPASSMRYE
- a CDS encoding pyridoxal phosphate-dependent aminotransferase, translating into MPTISIRGNEMPASPIRKLAPLADAAKQRGVHVFHLNIGQPDLPTPQAAIDAIRNIDRKVLEYSPSAGNRSYREKLVGYYAKFNINLTADDIIITSGGSEAVLFSFLSCLNPGDEIIVPEPAYANYMAFAISAGAKIRTIATTIEEGFSLPKVEKFEELINERTKAILICNPNNPTGYLYTRREMNQIRDLVKKYDLFLFSDEVYREFIYTGSPYISACHLEGIENNVVLIDSVSKRYSECGIRIGALITKNKEIRDAVMKFCQARLSPPLIGQIAAEASLDAPEEYSRETYDEYVERRKCLIDGLNRIPGVYSPIPMGAFYTVAKLPVDDSDKFCAWCLSDFEYEGQTVFMAPASGFYTTPGSGINEVRIAYVLKKEDLTRALFILQKALEVYPGRTE
- a CDS encoding fucose isomerase — its product is MTIHLISFASILHKQASLRNSHEAILSELEKYYTVKLIDYQDMDKLGSDDFKIIFIATGGVERLVIQHFERLPRPAILLADGMQNSLAAALEISTWLRGRGMKSEILHGELPSIIQRVHILYNNFRAQRSLFGKRIGVIGTPSSWLVASNVDYLLAKRRWGIEYIDIPLERVYEHFKQITDDQVGASCAAVASQALACREGTPEDLIKAMRLYRAIKRICEEEKLEALTLSCFKLIDQIDTTGCLALSLLNDDGIMAGCEGDLQSIFTLLAVKALTGKEGFMANPSTINTRTNELILAHCTIGLKQTERYIIRNHFETEKGIAIQGLLPTGDVTIVKCGGECLDEYYLSTGTLTENTNYINMCRTQVRIRMNTPADYFLKNPLGNHHIMIHGNYEEALNEFLLSNACKRTE
- a CDS encoding histidinol-phosphatase, translated to MTNLTNYHSHCLYCDGRANMEDFIRFAISEGFSSYGISSHAPLPFSTAWTMEWDRMDDYLSEFARLKEKYADKIELAIGLEIDYLNEESHPAIPRFQELPLDYRIGSVHMLYSPQGKVVDIDTPADIFRQLIDAHFEGDLDYVVHLYYKNLLRMVELGGFDILGHADKMHYNASCYRPGLLDEPWYDALVRDYFAEIARHGYIVEINTKSYHDLGTFYPNERYFPLLKELGIRVQVNSDAHYPERINNSRAEALAALKKVGFDTVVEWHGGQWKDMPLLQ
- a CDS encoding ABC-F family ATP-binding cassette domain-containing protein; this encodes MAVPYLQVDNLTKSFGDLVLFENISFGIAEGQRVGLIAKNGSGKTTLLNIIAGKEGYDSGNIVFRRDLRVDYLEQDPQYPEELTVLEACFHHGNSTVELIKEYERCMETEGHPGLEDLLARMDQEKAWEYEQKAKQILSQLKIRNFDQRVKQLSGGQLKRVALANALITEPDLLILDEPTNHLDLDMTEWLEDYLRRTNLSLLMVTHDRYFLDRVCSEIIEIDNQQIYQYKGNYSYYLEKRQERIEAKSVEIERANNLYRTELDWMRRMPQARGHKARYREDAFYELEKVAKQRFNNDNVKLEVKASYIGSKIFEADHLFKSYGDLKILDDFSYIFARYEKMGIVGNNGTGKSTFIKILMGQVKPDSGTVDVGETVRFGYYSQDGLQFDEQMKVIDVVQDIAEVIELGNGKRLTASQFLQHFLFTPETQHSYVYKLSGGERRRLYLCTVLMRNPNFLVLDEPTNDLDIITLNVLEEYLQNFKGCVIVVSHDRYFMDKVVDHLMVFNGQGDIRDFPGNYSDYRDWKEAKAQKEKEAEKPQEEKTARVRLNDKRKMSFKEKREFEQLEKEIAELEAEKAQIEELLCSGMLSVDELTEKSKRLPEVNDLIDEKTMRWLELSEIEG